The DNA sequence atgaaaggtgACATCCgaaattattgtatatatataatattataatacatGATACAAATTATATTTCGCCTAATTAAGTAatcatgtaattatatatatatatgcgatgCAACTATCATATAAATTAAAGCTGGCTGATCATATACACGTACATGATGATTACGTACGTTAATTTGCACCAAGTAACGTGAGATAATATTTGGATCATATCATATTACTTATACACTCGATCCGCAACCAGCACTACGTTTAGATTAATGTCCCTACCTGCTATAGCTTGaagatcaatgttttgaataccgtaccagaAGTTATACCggtcaaggtactggaacgaaatatttcgataccggtatcgtttcgtgtaccgtttcgaaatagttgatatatgaataaattatatatataaattatattctaaaaaaatagtctatatatgaataaattatatataaatacatatatatataaattataaatagtccaatctgaattgagggttaaaaaataaacttataatttgaaaaaaaaaattggaagctGAAATATCGGCCGATACCATCTGGTATTTAGATCGGTACGAAATATATGGAGTACCTATACTAGTCCAATGACTgatacggtacgaaatttaaaattttgctaTAGACGCGTCACGCACGTACAAGTACttattgatcatcatcatctttaatTAAAAGCCAATTACTTGCAAATTAAGGAAGGTCGATGTATAAAAGCTTAGATCATGATGAGCTGGGATTTCATGTATTAAAAGTTAGCTGGGATGTTGAAATAGGTTATAATTAAGGTGGTTTATTGAAATTCAGAGCAATTAAATTTAACGAGCATGCAGTACTACAGTAATTCTTCAAATCTTCAAGCCTATAAGAGTCAATTAGGCCGTCGAGGAGAGATCAACATTCACGTCTTGCCCACGGAATTAACGCTAGCTAGCACTGTCCCATATATATTGCAAATTGGAGAAACAAATTAAGTCCCCAAAAAGAGTTTTCACGAGAAAAAGTATTCCAGCATGTGGGGGCAATATTATTGATCCCAGCACCTTTCAAATGTCATTTCATTAATTAACATGTACGTCCTTTCGGACAAAACAAGGTTACTAATTCATACGTGGCATGCAATGGTTACAATGCATGTGATAACTGATGATGACTATGCAtgtccaagtttttttttttttttggcagtaCTCatgatgttattttatttatctatctaCCCCAGTTTTTCAATAATGTCATTGCCCATGCATCCCCATAGTTTGCCTTATTTAGCTTATTGACACAGTCTGGATTTGCAGGTTGCTTGTCCGAGTGTCATCGTCATTGCCCCTTCTTTGGAATATGGTTTGAATGATTCTCATGACCCACTCACTCGATCGGCTCATTGTTCAAACTCtgacttgtttattttttatatataaaaaatgtaaaattacgAGCCATATATGCAGATCATATTAATATCAATTTCGGCCGTCCTATATCCCAATACCAAAACTTGTTAGTGCATGCATGCCAAAGCTAGCTGTACTGCTATTATAAGTTTAAGCGGCCAGTTGGACGACTAGTAATTGTGCATATTCATGAGATTAATGCATGATTTCAGGAGCCTAGCTATGTTCGATCGATCGTACCAGTAGTAGTAGTCAGTATTCATATATGTAATGTACATGATAATTGTAACATTAGCCCTTTGCCAACCTCGACAACccataaaattaacaaaacatGCACCCACCCGGCCATATCATTTATCAAGGAGAATTTACTACAAAGAGCTGGAAATATGAAAAGATCAGGTactggaaaaagagaaaaaaaaagaaaatgagtaatATTCCTAGCTACAGGCTGTAGCAATAAAGCTGTTTTCCAAAGTGGTGTCCATCAGCCTTGAAGAGTGACAAGTGACAACCCATCTTTGGGGTCTAATCTAAGAGCTGGGTGGTGGGGATGGTTAGGGCATTCCATTGTAGGAAAGCGTTGATAACAGTACTGTCATGGTTTTTCAATGCAAACTTTCCATATTTTGCATAGCCTTCACTGTCAGCTGAGCTTTCAAGCTCCACCATTAACCCTGCTGGCCAGCCGGGTGCttaattaatagaacaaaaGATTGATCAATGCCTAGCTAGTCAGTCGATCGGATGGCTGTAATGTAATCATAGAattatatgctttttttttttttttgtcattttgaataataataaattaatttcattatcTGATCTAGttttcctaattaattataGCTTAATTACACTAAGGTGGTCGTACGTAGATTTAGGTGAGAATAATGGCATGATGTAATATGCATGGCGGTACCTCACACCTTAAAAGAAGATGCTTTCAATGGCACTGCATGCAGCTCTTGCCGGGGATCATGCATGGACATTCACATGATCATCATACATGGGTACGTTAAAAGATCCTGTGGATTCTCTTGTAACAACCGCAGATTCGTGAGTTTGTATCTTTCTCGATCGGTATCTACGTACCTAGCTAACTGGCCGggatgattaattaattttgggataattatatttttcccaATTCACCtcaatagaaatatatataaatatccatAGAGAAATGTTACTAACTAAtatgtaatttgttatttttgaaattctatATATGAAAACACATATAGTAAGATAGAATGATAAAGATGACAAATCACGTATTGATTAGGTAGTGGTATTGTGTGGTGTAAGCTCcaaatagaatttcttatatatatataaactaccCTTCCTTTTAATGCATTTAATCATGTTTGAGTTCTAATATTAgagggtctttttttttttttttggttgtatttTTACACATATTTCTGTTAAAgttagagtaatgatatatacacaaCACATGGTACGACACATTacacaacaatattataaaatgatggtatttttataaaattatgttacttttataagatgttttacaaaaataccactcatttaaaacataattatataaagtgttgtaaaaaatattgtgtaaatcattttttaattaaaatttagggAGTAAATGATCGAAGTGAGATCATATTATtagtcttttgttttattttagcaAACCATGTATTCTAAACATGCATTTATAACCCTAATTAAAGCTGTATGGCATCTTCATTTACCAAATTCGACAAATATATACGTGTGAAGACGAACAAAACAATGCCTATATTTTCATTTGAGAAGTGTTTAAGTACACAAACTAACACGATTAGATTAGATTTCATATGTTAAATCTTATTTACAACAAAAAGTtatcaattcataaatttatttctgTGAAATTTCTTTGGcaaacaaataaaacttctccaatTAAAACCATTAAGCGTAATATTGACGAAACATACACGCATGGGCCTCTCATCTGGTCTAATTTGGGAACACAACTATATATTCTTAGttatttcctttccaaatattacttaaatacaaaatatttttaatttcaaatctctaaatttatttatctaattatgACCTAATCatcacaaatttttcaaacttctaaataaaatacaaaaaatgataaattttcttaaattttaaaataaaaattatattaaaaaattatattcaaataattttttaactttataatatttttatttaactttttatatctcatttttcaaaactcaataaaaaatcttaactcaaattattttattattattcacatatattataaataccCAACCACTGTTGTGAAGAGTATCGTTGCGTGGGCTAGTGAGCCTGGTCGTGTGCTTGGGTTTGTCTGTtatgccttttttttctctttggggCAGGCTCAAATACCTATAGTTCCGGCCCATGACCACCAACAAAACCACCTCGACCTTGCTAAGATGCACAGAACAGAGAAACAGGGCCCAGGGGTTTCTTCAATCTCTGAGGAAGGGTGAAGGGTCGACTGAAGACCAAACAGAAGCTGTGTGGGTGTGCGAGAGAGATGGCACTCGCAGGAGCAGCAGAAGCGCAAAGGAGACAAGGAGGGAGACCCCTGGGTCCACCTCCAAGAGGCCATCCCGCTTTTCTTCGCCCTCGCTTCGAGCCCGTAGATCGCGAAAaggtgctctctctctctctctctctctctctctctgttgttgCTTTTTTAGGATTGCCGATTTTGAATTCTTAGTTTTGGTATTTCTTTACTATCTTGTGCAATGTTTAGTCGCCCTAAAGCTTTATTGTCTCAAAATTCTGTTTCTTGATCTCGTTCTTAAATTGCTTGCAGACTTGCCCGTTATTGCTTCGAGTTTTCACCAAGGTACGTCTGTCATCAAAGCTCCATGATACATTTTCTTCCTATTCCAAGAGTACGAAATCATTGTTTTTCATGATTGTGCGAAGCTCTTAAATAATGAAGTTTGTTTTCTTAGCCTTCAAAGTtaacatatttcaaattctGCATGCCACTTGGGGCATCTTAATTGAGTCTCAACTAAACATCTGggaacttattattatttttctttcttgtaagcAATCATCATTATCAAGATGTAATCGTTTAATAAATCTGTATTGGATTTTAAGTCGAAAACAAGAGGCGGTAGTAAATAACTGTTTATGAATTGTGAAGTTTCTAAGTTTAAGACCATGAATGCCCGTTGAAGAGCTAGTCTCTACTGTTGTCTTAGACTTTGAAACTTGATGTTCTATGTGGAAATCGTAGTTACAACTTGTTGAATTCTTTGTAGATTGGAGGTCATCataatgatgaagaatttgcTGTGCGAGGCAAGGTGCCCAAGGATGAGGTTCAAATTTATACCTGGAAAGATGCTACTCTTCGTGAGTTAACCGATCTGGTatgccatctctctctctctctctctctgcgcactttgtttttgtttttggttcaaTGGTTTTGTATTTGTGTGCTCATTTACACATGCCCCATACGTTggatatgcatgcatttatatctATATACTACTGAACACTGTAGTAGTTCAAATTCTCTTAGTGTTGATACTTGAGAACCTTTGGGCCTACATTACCTACAATTGATGGCACTAGCTACTACTCTGGGGCTGGTCAACTAATATGATGGCTTATAAGAGTGTAATTTCCAATAAAAAAGGCACACAGTTTCATAATGGTCAAATGGTAGCTGGAGAGGCCTCCAAGGTAATCCACAAGTGGCAGCTATCTGGAGAATGGctcctatatgtatgtgttggtgcatttggtgggagagaaatgatagaagcttcaAGGATCACGAGATGAAAATGGATGagcttaaatttattttctttaaaaccttGTTCTTATTGGCGGGGctcatttattttaatggactaaatgttcatattttctACTTTCGGTTGTAAACCctagttaggtacttctcatgtatacttcctgtgtacttgggctatgccttcttttatgaataaaacttcttgattacctattgAAAAATAATGCTCAAATAATTGTGCCATACTCGGAATTTGATAAATTCTTGGGTTATCAATTGGAGTCTGTGGACCTGGACCCCTGGTAGCAGGCACAGCCAATAGACTTTTTAGGTCTGGTTTAAACTAGATGACAAGGGATGAGGTTGCAAATGGAGAAAGTGGGGTATTGTACTAAAAATTGGTTAGGTCTTTGGTAATCATTAAGAAGTGGGCATAAATGGATCATTGGGATAAGCTTGTTATGagctatggattttgtttttggcaAAAACTGACAGGTTTTTGTTAGATTGCATCTTTTACTGATTAATGAATTTGTTGTGATCTTGCTACctataaaaaaaggaaagaattaaaaaaagatttggtGTGATCCTGAAAAGATTGAACGACTATGTGCCATCGTGCTGCCATTGGAAAGTATAAATAGTGGTAATATGGTTTAtgtttacttacaaaaagaaaagaaatatggTTTATGTTTTGGTGCACAATGTTTGAGTTACGTTGTGCTTTTGGATGGTAACTGATATAATGATAAATGAACACCACTTAAGATGAGTGCCTTTCTTGCTATATATCGTTTGAAATTatagttcatattttttttacttatttgtttgcagaaatcatttctttttcattattattagtgccatcatttattttgtttcttctacAGGTCAAAGAGGTAGCTCCAGCTGCAAGGAGAAAAAATGCAAAACTATCATTTGCTTTTGTATATCCTGATAAAAATGGTCGTTTTAAAGTGAAGGAGGTTACTCACTCTCTTTCATTCTCTTGTGTGATTGTGTTAATAAAACAACCATAGTTCTGTCTCTGTCTGCTGATGTATAATCATTTATATGAGTCAGTTTTGGAACTCTTCAATATGTGCCTGCATTAATGAATGGATAGAAATTGGTATTGTACATTATGAACATATGTGGCCACATCTATgcctattatattataaaaaaacttcttgattaactataaa is a window from the Juglans regia cultivar Chandler chromosome 7, Walnut 2.0, whole genome shotgun sequence genome containing:
- the LOC108980242 gene encoding histone deacetylase complex subunit SAP18-like; protein product: MALAGAAEAQRRQGGRPLGPPPRGHPAFLRPRFEPVDREKTCPLLLRVFTKIGGHHNDEEFAVRGKVPKDEVQIYTWKDATLRELTDLVKEVAPAARRKNAKLSFAFVYPDKNGRFKVKEVGMAYSFGNGRLDDSKTLAELHFQIGDYLDVAIL